Proteins co-encoded in one Sporosarcina sp. FSL K6-1522 genomic window:
- the carB gene encoding carbamoyl-phosphate synthase large subunit, whose translation MPKRQDIETILVIGSGPIVIGQAAEFDYAGTQACLSLKEEGYRVILINSNPATIMTDTEVADKVYIEPITLEFVSRIIRKERPDALLPTLGGQTGLNMAIELHESGILDELNIEILGTKLDAIHQAEDRDLFRTLMNELGEPVPESDIIHNLEEAYAFVERIGYPVIVRPAFTLGGTGGGICHDDEELEEIVTSGLKYSPVTQCLLEKSIAGYKEIEYEVMRDSADNAIVVCNMENFDAVGIHTGDSIVAAPCQTMTDRENQMLRNVSLKIIRALGIEGGCNVQLALDPHSFNYYIIEVNPRVSRSSALASKATGYPIAKLAAKIAVGLTLDEMMNPVTGTTYACFEPTLDYIVTKIPRWPFDKFEAAKRNLGTQMKATGEVMAIGRTFEESILKAVRSLEMGQFDLSLKNGADMTDEWIEKRIRRAGDERLFFIGEALRRGVTVETIHDWSQIDVFFLRKLEKIVQFEAVLKANPFDFATSRTAKRMGFSDVTIAALWNTDERAVYDWRKEQGLIPVYKKVDTCAGEFESDTPYFYGTYEEENESIKTDKKSVIVLGSGPIRIGQGVEFDYATVHSVWAIQQAGYEAIIVNNNPETVSTDFSISDKLYFEPLTLEDVMHIIDLEQPEGVIVQFGGQTAINLAEGLEARGVKILGTTLEDIDRAENRDKFERALREIGIPQPLGKTAMSVEEAVVIANEIGYPVLVRPSYVLGGRAMEIVYREEELLHYMEHAVETSPDHPILVDRYLTGIEIEVDGICDGENVLIPGIMEHIERAGVHSGDSIAVYPPQSLSASQIETIVDYTTRLAKGLKIVGLLNIQFVISEGQVYVIEVNPRSSRTVPFLSKITDVPMANIATKAILGQSIIEQGYQNGLAEVPAGVYVKVPVFSFAKLRRVDITLGPEMKSTGEVMGKDTTLEKALYKGLVAAGMEIKEYGSVLMTVSDKDKEEMVGIARRFTEIGYRVLATEGTARVLKNAGIPVKIVDKIGSEGPTLLDVIQKGEAQVVINTLTKGKQPERDGFRIRRESVENGVPCFTSLDTADAMLRVIESMTFQTEEMGKQL comes from the coding sequence ATGCCTAAACGTCAAGATATTGAAACTATACTAGTAATCGGGTCAGGTCCAATTGTCATTGGACAGGCCGCAGAATTTGACTATGCAGGAACACAAGCATGTCTTTCATTAAAAGAAGAGGGCTACCGTGTGATTCTTATCAACTCGAACCCTGCAACGATTATGACAGATACAGAAGTGGCGGATAAAGTCTACATCGAGCCGATTACACTTGAATTCGTTAGCCGTATCATTCGAAAAGAGCGTCCAGATGCGTTGCTACCAACACTTGGTGGACAAACGGGTCTGAACATGGCGATTGAATTGCATGAATCAGGCATTTTAGACGAACTGAACATTGAAATTCTCGGCACAAAGCTCGATGCCATCCACCAAGCGGAAGATCGTGATCTATTCCGTACGTTGATGAATGAATTGGGTGAACCTGTTCCAGAAAGTGACATCATTCATAACCTTGAAGAGGCTTATGCATTTGTTGAGAGAATCGGCTATCCCGTTATTGTACGTCCAGCATTCACGCTAGGTGGTACGGGTGGCGGAATTTGTCACGACGATGAAGAGCTTGAAGAAATCGTTACAAGCGGTTTGAAATATAGTCCTGTGACACAATGTCTACTAGAAAAATCCATCGCTGGCTATAAAGAAATTGAATATGAAGTAATGCGCGACTCAGCGGACAACGCCATTGTTGTTTGTAACATGGAAAACTTTGATGCGGTAGGTATTCATACAGGTGACTCGATTGTAGCGGCACCATGTCAGACGATGACAGATCGGGAAAACCAAATGCTACGTAATGTGTCATTGAAAATTATTCGTGCACTAGGTATCGAAGGTGGCTGTAACGTTCAGTTGGCACTTGATCCACATAGCTTCAACTATTACATTATTGAAGTAAATCCACGTGTTAGCCGATCTTCTGCGCTTGCGTCAAAAGCAACGGGCTATCCGATTGCGAAATTGGCTGCGAAGATCGCAGTTGGCTTGACGCTGGATGAAATGATGAACCCAGTAACAGGGACAACATACGCTTGCTTTGAACCAACATTAGACTACATCGTAACTAAAATTCCACGCTGGCCGTTCGATAAATTCGAAGCTGCAAAACGTAACCTGGGAACGCAAATGAAAGCAACGGGTGAAGTGATGGCGATAGGTCGGACGTTTGAAGAGTCTATCTTAAAAGCTGTACGCTCACTTGAAATGGGACAATTCGATTTATCTTTGAAAAATGGTGCTGACATGACGGATGAATGGATTGAAAAACGGATTCGTCGTGCAGGTGATGAGCGCTTGTTCTTCATCGGTGAAGCGCTGCGTAGAGGCGTTACGGTTGAGACGATTCATGACTGGAGTCAAATTGACGTTTTCTTCCTGCGCAAGCTTGAGAAAATCGTTCAATTTGAAGCTGTACTCAAAGCGAATCCGTTTGACTTTGCGACTTCACGCACTGCGAAACGTATGGGCTTCTCTGACGTAACGATTGCAGCATTATGGAACACGGATGAGCGTGCAGTGTACGATTGGCGTAAAGAGCAAGGACTTATTCCGGTCTATAAAAAAGTCGATACATGTGCAGGTGAATTCGAATCGGACACACCGTATTTCTACGGAACGTATGAAGAGGAAAATGAGTCGATTAAAACAGACAAGAAAAGCGTGATCGTCCTAGGATCAGGCCCAATTCGCATCGGACAAGGTGTCGAGTTCGACTATGCGACAGTTCACTCTGTATGGGCAATTCAACAAGCGGGTTATGAAGCAATCATTGTCAATAACAACCCAGAAACGGTATCAACGGATTTCTCGATTTCCGATAAGTTATACTTCGAGCCGTTAACACTGGAAGATGTTATGCATATTATCGACCTTGAACAGCCAGAAGGCGTTATCGTTCAGTTCGGTGGACAGACAGCTATCAACCTAGCAGAAGGGCTCGAAGCGCGCGGCGTGAAAATTTTAGGCACAACGTTAGAAGACATTGACCGTGCGGAAAACCGTGATAAGTTTGAACGTGCATTGCGCGAAATCGGTATTCCACAACCACTTGGAAAAACGGCTATGTCAGTAGAAGAAGCAGTCGTCATTGCCAATGAAATCGGTTATCCTGTACTCGTTAGACCTTCTTATGTACTTGGAGGACGTGCGATGGAAATCGTCTACCGTGAAGAAGAGTTACTTCATTATATGGAACATGCAGTAGAAACAAGCCCAGATCATCCAATTCTTGTTGACCGTTATTTAACAGGTATTGAAATTGAAGTGGATGGTATTTGTGACGGGGAAAACGTCTTGATTCCAGGGATTATGGAGCATATCGAGCGCGCGGGTGTTCACTCAGGGGATTCCATCGCTGTTTACCCACCACAAAGCTTGTCAGCTTCACAAATCGAAACAATTGTAGATTACACAACACGCTTAGCAAAAGGCCTTAAAATCGTTGGTTTGTTGAACATCCAGTTCGTTATTTCTGAAGGACAAGTGTATGTCATCGAAGTGAATCCACGTTCAAGTCGAACAGTACCGTTCTTAAGTAAAATTACGGATGTCCCAATGGCGAATATCGCAACAAAAGCAATTCTTGGGCAGTCCATCATTGAACAAGGTTACCAAAATGGACTTGCAGAAGTTCCAGCAGGCGTCTACGTCAAAGTACCAGTATTCTCATTCGCGAAACTACGCCGAGTAGACATTACACTCGGGCCTGAAATGAAATCGACTGGGGAAGTTATGGGGAAAGATACGACACTTGAAAAAGCATTGTACAAAGGCCTTGTAGCAGCTGGTATGGAAATTAAAGAATACGGTTCAGTCCTAATGACTGTGTCGGATAAAGATAAAGAAGAAATGGTTGGTATTGCACGACGCTTTACGGAAATTGGTTACCGTGTCTTGGCGACAGAAGGTACTGCGAGAGTCTTGAAAAATGCAGGCATTCCTGTGAAAATCGTCGATAAAATCGGTTCTGAAGGTCCAACATTGCTAGATGTGATCCAAAAAGGAGAAGCACAAGTTGTCATCAATACGCTGACAAAAGGCAAACAGCCAGAACGTGACGGCTTTAGAATTCGCCGTGAATCAGTTGAAAATGGCGTACCTTGCTTCACTTCACTTGATACAGCAGATGCGATGTTACGTGTTATCGAATCAATGACGTTCCAAACGGAGGAAATGGGGAAACAGCTATGA
- a CDS encoding carbamoyl phosphate synthase small subunit, which produces MKTRMLILEDGTIFEGIAFGSDAASIGETIFTTGMTGYQETISNPSACGQIIVMTYPLIGNYGINRDDYESIEPVASGVVVRELEDEPSNFRSGMTLCELLTLKGIPGIQGIDTRKLTRLLRDKGPLKGILTAAGEEVNIEQTVAEAVAHTLPTDLVARVSTKKPYPSPGSEERVVLIDYGMKHGILRELNKRNCDVIVVPYNTPTKDILALFPDGIVLSNGPGNPEDVAEAVKTIKELLGKAPIFGIGLGHQLLALACGARTEKLKNGHYGGNHPVKDLTTGRTELTSQGHGYAVVEASLAGTNLEVTHRALNDNSVEGLTSTVYEAFSVQFHPEAGPGPEDSNHLFDRFTNVMKTSSRKENFNA; this is translated from the coding sequence ATGAAAACACGCATGCTCATTTTAGAAGATGGAACAATTTTTGAAGGGATTGCATTCGGTTCTGATGCGGCTTCAATCGGCGAAACGATTTTTACAACAGGCATGACGGGCTACCAAGAAACGATTTCCAATCCATCAGCTTGTGGACAAATTATCGTAATGACGTACCCACTGATCGGGAATTACGGCATCAATCGGGATGACTATGAATCCATCGAACCTGTAGCTAGCGGTGTTGTCGTTCGTGAACTAGAAGACGAGCCATCTAACTTCCGCAGTGGCATGACACTTTGTGAACTGTTAACATTAAAAGGAATTCCAGGTATTCAAGGAATTGACACGAGAAAGTTGACACGCTTACTACGCGATAAAGGCCCACTAAAAGGCATCTTGACAGCAGCTGGAGAAGAAGTGAACATCGAACAAACCGTTGCAGAGGCTGTTGCGCATACATTGCCAACGGATTTGGTTGCACGCGTATCAACGAAAAAACCATATCCAAGCCCTGGTAGTGAAGAGCGCGTTGTCCTCATTGACTACGGTATGAAACACGGAATTTTACGCGAGCTAAATAAGCGTAACTGTGACGTAATCGTTGTCCCTTATAACACACCTACAAAAGATATTCTGGCACTATTCCCAGATGGAATTGTTCTATCAAACGGACCAGGAAATCCTGAAGACGTTGCGGAGGCAGTCAAAACGATTAAAGAATTGCTCGGAAAAGCACCGATTTTCGGAATTGGGCTTGGTCATCAGCTACTCGCTCTTGCTTGTGGCGCACGTACAGAGAAGTTGAAAAACGGTCATTACGGCGGGAATCACCCTGTGAAGGACCTGACAACTGGACGCACAGAATTGACTTCACAAGGACATGGCTATGCAGTTGTTGAAGCGTCACTTGCAGGAACTAATCTTGAAGTTACGCATCGTGCACTTAACGACAATTCTGTCGAGGGCTTAACAAGCACTGTATACGAAGCATTTTCCGTACAGTTCCATCCAGAAGCTGGACCAGGACCAGAAGATTCGAATCATCTGTTTGACCGCTTCACAAATGTTATGAAAACGAGCAGCCGAAAGGAGAATTTCAATGCCTAA
- a CDS encoding dihydroorotase encodes MEKLIQGVQMLNEAGELITGDVKITGDKISAIGSELDKSNAETIDGKGLFLAPGFIDVHVHLREPGGEHKETIESGTHAAAKGGYTTICAMPNTRPVPDTKENLTLVNDLIEKNARIRVLPYASITIREAGKERTNLAELKEHGAFAFTDDGVGVQEAGMMYEAMQDAAKINMPIVAHCEDNTLIYGGAMHEGKRNKELGLPGIPSIAESVHIARDILLAEAAGAHYHVCHVSTKESVRVIRDAKKAGIHVTGEVSPHHLLLSEEDIPGDNADWKMNPPLRGLEDLEALREGLLDGTLDFIATDHAPHTAEEKANSMKTAPFGITGFETAFPLLYTNFVKKGTWTLKQLIDWMTQKPADVFGLPYGKLEVGATADLVLIDLNKEQEIDRTTFVSKGKNTPFDGWKCAGWPVTTIYGGQVVWEDGQ; translated from the coding sequence ATGGAAAAACTTATCCAAGGTGTACAAATGTTAAACGAAGCAGGGGAATTGATCACGGGGGATGTTAAAATCACAGGTGATAAAATTTCGGCAATTGGTAGCGAGCTTGATAAAAGCAATGCAGAAACAATTGACGGTAAAGGATTATTTCTCGCACCGGGCTTCATCGATGTTCACGTGCATCTTCGCGAACCAGGTGGCGAGCATAAAGAAACGATTGAAAGTGGTACACATGCAGCGGCAAAAGGCGGTTACACAACAATCTGTGCGATGCCAAATACACGTCCTGTACCTGACACGAAAGAGAATTTGACACTTGTCAATGATTTGATCGAGAAAAATGCACGTATCCGTGTCCTTCCTTACGCATCCATTACGATTCGTGAAGCGGGGAAAGAGCGGACGAACTTGGCTGAATTAAAAGAGCATGGTGCATTTGCTTTCACAGATGACGGTGTAGGTGTTCAAGAGGCGGGCATGATGTACGAAGCGATGCAAGACGCGGCGAAAATCAATATGCCGATTGTTGCGCACTGTGAAGACAACACACTTATCTACGGCGGTGCCATGCACGAAGGAAAACGCAACAAAGAACTTGGACTTCCAGGTATCCCTTCTATCGCAGAGTCGGTGCATATTGCAAGGGATATCTTGCTAGCAGAAGCAGCGGGTGCACATTATCATGTGTGTCACGTCAGTACGAAAGAGTCTGTTCGTGTAATTCGCGATGCGAAAAAAGCAGGCATTCATGTAACGGGAGAAGTAAGCCCGCATCACTTGCTACTATCTGAAGAAGACATCCCTGGCGACAATGCAGATTGGAAAATGAATCCACCTCTTCGTGGACTCGAAGATCTGGAGGCATTGCGTGAAGGTTTGCTTGATGGAACGCTCGATTTCATCGCAACAGACCATGCACCACATACGGCAGAAGAAAAAGCCAATAGCATGAAAACTGCTCCATTTGGCATTACAGGCTTTGAAACGGCATTCCCACTTCTTTACACGAACTTCGTGAAAAAAGGGACTTGGACATTGAAGCAACTCATTGATTGGATGACGCAAAAACCTGCTGACGTATTCGGGTTGCCATATGGCAAACTAGAAGTAGGCGCGACAGCGGATCTTGTATTAATCGATTTGAATAAAGAGCAAGAAATTGATCGCACAACATTTGTATCAAAAGGTAAAAACACACCATTTGATGGCTGGAAATGTGCAGGCTGGCCTGTAACAACAATTTACGGCGGACAAGTCGTTTGGGAGGATGGACAATGA
- a CDS encoding aspartate carbamoyltransferase catalytic subunit — MDHLVSMKQLTEAEIMTLLERAEAFKQSGIEQFPGKYTISNLFFEPSTRTKMSFEMAERKLGFDVLPFESSFSSTLKGETLYDTVKTLEAIGVDALVIRHPEDGYYKELVGRTSVSIINGGDGSGQHPTQSLLDLFTIREQFGSFTGLNVLIAGDIAHSRVARSNADALSKLGANVTFLCPAEWAGEFHSVDSWDEVIGASDVVMLLRVQHERHDGEARFTPESYHEQYGLTEQRAAQMKDRAIIMHPGPFNRGVEIADSLIESAKSRIFTQMENGVYVRAAVLELIMKGRK; from the coding sequence ATGGATCACCTAGTATCGATGAAGCAACTAACAGAAGCAGAAATTATGACACTTCTTGAACGAGCAGAGGCGTTTAAACAATCGGGAATCGAGCAATTTCCCGGGAAATATACGATAAGCAATTTATTTTTCGAACCAAGTACGCGCACAAAGATGAGCTTTGAAATGGCGGAACGCAAATTGGGTTTTGATGTCTTACCGTTTGAATCAAGTTTCTCCAGCACATTAAAAGGGGAAACATTGTATGATACAGTAAAGACGCTGGAAGCAATTGGCGTAGATGCACTCGTCATCCGGCATCCCGAAGATGGTTACTATAAGGAATTAGTCGGTCGGACAAGCGTGTCGATTATTAATGGAGGAGATGGCTCAGGTCAGCATCCGACGCAATCACTGCTTGATTTGTTTACGATACGAGAACAATTTGGTTCATTTACAGGATTGAACGTCCTTATTGCAGGAGATATTGCACATAGTCGCGTAGCCCGCTCCAATGCGGATGCCTTATCGAAATTAGGTGCAAATGTCACCTTCCTTTGCCCAGCTGAATGGGCAGGCGAATTCCATAGTGTTGATTCATGGGATGAGGTAATTGGCGCGAGTGATGTGGTCATGCTACTGCGCGTGCAGCATGAAAGGCATGACGGAGAAGCACGTTTTACACCAGAAAGCTATCATGAGCAATACGGACTAACAGAACAACGTGCAGCACAAATGAAAGATCGCGCAATCATTATGCACCCAGGTCCTTTTAACAGGGGCGTTGAAATAGCAGATAGTCTAATTGAAAGTGCTAAGTCAAGAATCTTTACACAGATGGAAAATGGTGTGTATGTACGGGCAGCCGTACTAGAATTGATTATGAAAGGAAGGAAGTAA
- a CDS encoding solute carrier family 23 protein, which produces MNEKVLDVHEKPAASKWLILSLQHMFAMFGATILVPQLVGLSPAIALLTSGIATIVFIIVTRFQVPAYLGSSFAFIIPIQVATKTGGIGSAMIGSMFVALVYGIISLLIWKTGYKWIMKVLPPIVVAPVIIVIGLALSPTAINMASTITIDGESVYSMLHFSAALVTLAAAIICLMFFKGIINLMPILIGIIVGYIYSAAIGILDFTKVLEAKWFAIPEMLIPGIDYDFVITPTLLLVMVPIAIVTISEHIGHQLVLGKIVDRDYIQNPGLNRSLLGDGIGTLISGLVGGPPKTTYGENIGVLALTRVYSVYVILGAAVFAIAISFLGKVMALIATIPTAVLGGVSILLFGIIASSGLRMLVDHKIDFGNQRNLVIASVILIIGIGGASIRFSDTFQIEGMALAAIVGVVLNLVLPGKTNESLA; this is translated from the coding sequence ATGAATGAAAAAGTATTGGATGTCCATGAAAAACCAGCAGCGAGTAAATGGCTCATTCTTAGTTTGCAACATATGTTTGCGATGTTTGGCGCAACGATCTTAGTACCTCAACTAGTTGGACTAAGCCCAGCAATCGCTTTGTTAACAAGCGGTATTGCAACGATCGTGTTTATCATCGTGACGCGATTCCAAGTACCAGCTTACTTAGGCTCATCCTTCGCCTTCATCATCCCGATTCAAGTTGCAACGAAAACGGGCGGTATCGGCAGTGCGATGATTGGTAGTATGTTTGTTGCGCTTGTGTACGGCATCATCTCACTGCTCATTTGGAAGACGGGCTACAAGTGGATTATGAAAGTGTTGCCACCGATTGTTGTGGCACCTGTTATCATCGTAATCGGTTTAGCTTTGTCACCAACTGCTATTAATATGGCAAGCACAATTACCATTGACGGTGAATCTGTCTACAGCATGTTGCACTTCTCAGCGGCACTTGTCACACTAGCAGCGGCAATCATTTGCTTAATGTTTTTTAAAGGGATTATCAACTTAATGCCAATCCTTATCGGTATTATCGTTGGCTACATCTACTCAGCGGCGATTGGCATATTGGATTTTACAAAAGTGCTAGAAGCAAAATGGTTTGCCATACCAGAAATGCTCATTCCGGGCATCGATTATGACTTTGTGATTACACCAACACTTCTACTAGTGATGGTACCCATCGCAATCGTGACGATTTCCGAGCATATCGGTCATCAGCTTGTACTCGGTAAAATCGTTGACAGAGATTACATACAAAATCCTGGATTGAATCGTTCCTTACTAGGAGACGGGATAGGAACACTTATCAGTGGTCTTGTCGGTGGCCCACCGAAAACGACATACGGTGAAAATATCGGTGTACTTGCCTTAACACGTGTCTATAGTGTCTATGTGATTTTGGGAGCGGCAGTATTTGCTATCGCCATTTCCTTTTTAGGGAAAGTAATGGCACTCATTGCGACTATCCCAACAGCAGTACTTGGAGGGGTATCGATTCTGTTATTCGGAATCATCGCTTCGTCTGGTTTGCGTATGCTCGTCGATCACAAAATTGACTTTGGCAATCAGCGTAACCTCGTCATTGCATCCGTAATCCTCATTATTGGAATCGGAGGAGCATCGATCAGATTCAGTGACACTTTCCAAATTGAAGGAATGGCACTAGCGGCAATCGTTGGCGTTGTACTCAATTTAGTATTACCAGGAAAAACGAATGAAAGCTTGGCTTGA
- the pyrR gene encoding bifunctional pyr operon transcriptional regulator/uracil phosphoribosyltransferase PyrR, translating to MAEKAIILDEQAIGRAITRIAHEIIERNKGIDECILVGIKTRGAYLAKRLAKKIEQIEGKSILQGELDITLYRDDLLPKHDNDEPLVQQVDIKHNVTDKKVILVDDVLYTGRTVRAAMDAVMDLGRPASIQLAVLVDRGHRELPIRPDFVGKNIPTSSDERVVVSVQETDGKDGVSIHS from the coding sequence GTGGCGGAAAAAGCGATTATTTTAGACGAACAAGCAATTGGTAGAGCAATCACACGGATTGCACATGAAATCATTGAACGCAATAAAGGGATTGACGAGTGTATTCTAGTAGGCATTAAAACAAGAGGTGCCTATTTAGCAAAAAGGCTTGCGAAGAAAATTGAGCAAATCGAAGGCAAATCGATTTTACAAGGAGAACTCGATATTACACTTTATCGAGATGACCTGCTTCCGAAACATGATAACGATGAGCCGCTTGTCCAACAAGTTGATATCAAACATAATGTGACGGACAAAAAAGTGATTCTTGTGGACGATGTACTCTATACGGGAAGAACGGTGCGCGCTGCAATGGATGCAGTGATGGACCTAGGCAGGCCCGCATCAATTCAGCTAGCTGTCCTCGTAGACAGAGGGCATAGAGAATTACCAATCCGCCCTGATTTCGTAGGGAAAAACATTCCGACGTCAAGCGATGAGCGTGTCGTTGTTAGTGTACAAGAAACGGATGGAAAAGACGGCGTTTCCATCCATTCATAA
- a CDS encoding RluA family pseudouridine synthase, whose protein sequence is MEKFEIEITEEHAGSRIDKALTTVNAEWSRTQVQQWLKEGLVLVDGVQVKPNYKVKQGDCIVVEEPTPEELDIVAEDLNLEVVFEDKDVLVVNKPRGMVVHPAPGHPSGTLVNGLMHHCTDLSGINGVMRPGIVHRIDKDTSGLLMVAKNDVAHVSLVDQLVARSVTRVYTALVHGHIPHDNGTIDAPIGRDQRDRQSMAITDKGKHAVTHFKVLERFGNYTLVECRLETGRTHQIRVHMKYIGYPLVGDPKYGPKKTLDFGGQVLHAGTVGFNHPTTGEYMEFTSPLPEDFQALVEKVRKGVDNS, encoded by the coding sequence ATGGAGAAGTTTGAAATTGAAATAACAGAGGAACATGCAGGTAGTCGAATCGACAAAGCATTGACGACCGTTAATGCAGAATGGTCGCGAACGCAAGTCCAGCAATGGCTGAAAGAAGGGCTAGTCCTCGTAGATGGCGTTCAAGTGAAGCCGAATTATAAAGTGAAACAAGGCGATTGTATTGTGGTAGAGGAACCAACACCAGAAGAACTCGATATCGTTGCGGAAGACTTAAACCTGGAAGTTGTCTTTGAGGATAAAGATGTCCTTGTGGTCAATAAGCCGCGTGGGATGGTTGTGCATCCAGCGCCAGGGCATCCGTCAGGGACACTCGTCAACGGCTTAATGCATCATTGTACAGATTTATCGGGCATTAACGGTGTCATGCGTCCAGGAATTGTTCACCGAATTGATAAAGATACATCAGGGCTATTAATGGTTGCTAAAAATGATGTGGCGCATGTGTCTCTAGTGGATCAGCTCGTTGCAAGATCAGTGACACGAGTTTATACGGCACTTGTGCATGGGCATATCCCACATGATAATGGCACAATTGATGCACCAATTGGTCGTGATCAACGCGATCGTCAAAGCATGGCCATTACCGATAAAGGGAAGCATGCGGTGACGCATTTTAAAGTGCTTGAGCGATTTGGCAATTACACACTTGTGGAATGTCGATTGGAAACAGGTAGAACGCACCAGATACGTGTGCATATGAAATACATTGGTTATCCACTCGTTGGCGATCCGAAATACGGACCGAAAAAAACGCTCGATTTTGGCGGGCAAGTTTTGCATGCGGGAACGGTTGGATTCAACCACCCTACAACGGGAGAATATATGGAGTTTACAAGTCCACTGCCGGAGGATTTTCAGGCACTTGTCGAGAAAGTGCGAAAAGGCGTTGACAACTCCTAA
- the lspA gene encoding signal peptidase II: MFIYYGLAAFVIILDQLTKWLVVKNMELGERISIADPYLGLLSHRNRGAAWGMLEGQMWLFYIVTVVVVVAIAYYFHKEAKGQPLFAASLMFLLGGAIGNFIDRLWRKEVVDFVDVMIPVVNYDFPIFNIADAALTVGVVMVIIHIIIDEKKNKKKVS, encoded by the coding sequence TTGTTTATTTATTACGGATTGGCGGCATTCGTCATTATTTTAGATCAGTTGACGAAGTGGCTTGTCGTTAAAAACATGGAGCTTGGTGAACGCATTAGTATTGCAGACCCTTACCTAGGCCTGCTCTCGCATCGGAATAGAGGAGCCGCATGGGGCATGCTAGAAGGGCAAATGTGGTTGTTTTATATTGTGACAGTCGTCGTTGTAGTGGCGATTGCTTATTATTTTCATAAAGAAGCAAAGGGGCAACCTCTTTTTGCGGCTAGTTTAATGTTCCTGCTTGGTGGGGCAATCGGCAATTTTATCGACCGGTTGTGGCGTAAAGAAGTGGTCGATTTTGTTGATGTCATGATTCCAGTCGTGAACTATGACTTCCCGATTTTCAATATAGCTGATGCAGCACTAACTGTTGGTGTGGTGATGGTGATTATTCACATCATTATCGATGAAAAAAAGAATAAGAAAAAGGTGTCGTAA